attaatctattatataaattaaatttacaaaAATGTAACGCTAATTAGATATTGTGTCAATTTTGGGGCAAATGACTTGATTAAACCCAATAGCTTTCAATATGTCGTGAATGTTCCAAACCAATAAATGCAACGTCAAAGTCCTAAACCACATTTCTATATAAATCAGATTAAGTGAATTCGATTTAGCGTAACACGTAGTAAATCGAATCCAATTGATTCGAATTAGGTAAAAAACGTAGTTCAACTAAAATCGAATcaaatcaatttgatttgaCGTTTTCATACTAAATCGAAACAAATGGGCTCGATTTACAGATGAACTTAAATCGAATGTAatagattcaatttataaatgAACGTAAATCGAATCGATTAAAATCGATTTACACATGCACCAACGTTATGGTAAATCGAAACTAATTGTTTCGCTTTATAAAGCAATTAGGTATATAAAAACGAGCTCATACACGAAATTTTGTAGAAGAGTGAGATTTACAATGGCTAGTGATGAGAGTTTTGTAACTCTTGTGCACTATAGAGgatcaattaaaaagaaaacgCGATCAGGAATTAAGTTTACTGATAAGGATCCGCTGAGTGTTTTTCTCAAACCTTCGATCAGTTTCGCTGAGTTTAAGAATACTATCCAGAGACTAGGACTGCATGGCGTGAAACGGGTGAAGAAGTTATTCTATAGAATTTCGATTTTCGTGTTACGCGATGATTTAAAGTGCGATTCATTCGTTATTAGCAGTGACAAAGATATGCAGGTGCTGTTTCATTGACGCCGTCAGTTTTCTGAGGTGAGAACTTCGGAGTTGTTGGCGAAACTTGTGGATGTGACATCTAGTTCTGGAGGTTCGAATATGAATCTACACTTCACAGGACATCTAGCCAGCTCTAGTGTCGTGCCCGTTGGATTCTCGTCAGCAGTATTTGTGATTGTACCCGTGCCAGATTTAGTGACTTCACCATCCTTTGTCGTTAATCTGAATCCAGGGGCGGAGCTACATACTGCAAAAGGGGGCAACGACCctcctaattttaattttttacatgtaaatcatatgtaaatttcagtttagcccgggtcaaaaatttattttaatattattttattatgtaaaTAGTTTTAGCCTCCCTCTAATATTTCTTCTAGCTCCGCCCCTGTCTGAATCGCAGCTGTGATGCATTAGTTGGTGAGGCTGGACCGTTGAGAGAGGGAGCTTCCGCGGCGCCCAACTCTCCTCCATTTGTTCCGATTTTCGGAGAGGTTGGAGCACCCAATGAGGTTGAGGATGCATTgcatgatgatgaagatgatgatgtgGAGCCCGCAATGATTGCTGATGATAGTAACGAGAAAACACGGACGACTCCACCTGTGGATGGGGGAGCATCTAGTTCAGGTACTAATCAGTACCCCCCGCACTTCTCTGCTCTGGACTTGGATGCCATGGCACCTCAAGAGGATCCCTCTGTACCTATTGGCTTCGGGGCAAGAGACACGCAAAATGCAGGAGATGTAGCTGAATTTCAAGTCGGTCAGCAGTTTCAGCATAAAGAGAAAGTCGTGTTTAGCGTAAAGACCTATAGCATTTGTCGCGGAGTTGAGTACAAGGTATTGGAGTCGGATCATCGCAAGTACCATGGCAAGTGCAAGGAGTTCGGGAACGGGTGCGTGTGGCTCATCTGGGTCAGCCTCTGCAAGCACAAAGGAATTTTGGAGATAAAACGGTACAATGGTCCTCGTACTTGTCTAGCCACATCGATCTCTAGTGACCACAGAAAGCTTGATTATCATGTCATATCGGTCTTCATTATGCCGATGATCAGAGCTGACGCTGTCACGTCGATTAAGGTACTGCAGAATGCAACGGAAGCACACTTCGGCTTCAAACCGACGTACATAAGGGTTTGGATGGCCAAACAGAAGGCCGTGTCACGAATTTATGGAGATTGGAAAGATTCGTATAATGAGTTTCCACGATAGGTATTGGGCTTGCAGATCACTATGCATAGCTAAAGGGAGACTACCTCGACGCCAACGGGCATACCTCCTAACCGTCTCCTCATCTGTCCCCTGTGGAAGTTCACTAAACGTCTCCTCTAACCATGTGCACTTCACTGTGAAATTGTCAATGCAGTTCGCAGGAGGTAATACCCCAAGCAGCTCCTCAAACCACACCCATGGTGGTCAGCCACCCGCTATATATAGTGAAAAGTCTATTAGGAATCCGCTAACATATTGACCGTTGATCGGGAGACCAAGGTGGTACGCTACATGCTGTAGGGTTATCGTGCACTCCCCAAATGGCATGTGAAATGTATGCGTCTCATGGCGCCATCTCTCTACGAAGGCGCTGACCAACGGCTCGTCCAATCGAAATCAATTCTCGTTCAATCTTGCAGGATGGTATATACCAGCCATCTGCAAGAAAGGAACGATCCTATCATCCAAAATCATATCGTGCTGCCATCTCATACTGTTGATGCAACGATGGGGCTgcataaaaatagaaaatgacgACTTCTCACAtttgtcacaaaaaaaaatactcGATGCATCAAAATTTCTAGTTATCACAGACATTGCATGCCATCACTTTGCAAATATTTTTACAATAAATTTCTACCAATCTTTTATAGATAAAATGCTAACCACTACATTACTCACGATCCAATTCTTCATATtagcaaaaaaattattaatatgaGATAAAAACATGTTCTTTTTATTAAAGCACGTAAAAAACTGTACTTAACCTTGTTCACGACTCTACAGCTAACCCTATTCTATAGTTAATGACTCACTAAGTCTGACATGAACTAAATTCAAATATCTGCTTTtggatttattttaaaaatcccACACTAACAGTTCTAACTaactactaatatatatatatatatattaaaaaatactaaccTCGAGGTGGACGGCACTAGCAATATGCGCGACTCCATCTAGTCGATACAGACGATTCGAATCATCCTCCATGCATGCAGATTCGGTTGTTTCTGGGTTGCTTTCAGAGAATTTCGAATTCGGGGGGTGGGGTTAGGGGTGGAGTATGAGGTTTATAGGATCGAATTAACTTATTTCAATTTGTTTATATAGCAAAGATCCAACGAAATTGAATCAATTAGATTCAAATTATGCTCAACGACAAGTACATATAAATCGAAACAAGTAACTTCCATTTTCAAAACCATCAAATTGAATCAAGTGGTTTCAATTTAGGTTGGGCTTGTAATCTGTTGGCTTAATCAAATCGTGTTAATTCGATTTACATGTATTTAAAAACCGAATTCACTAAATTCgatttattcatatttttacCATGAACGCAATTCGAATTGatttgattcaattttcattcaagttcttttttcaattaattcgAGTCTAATGGATTCGATTTACTATGTGTTTCACTAAATCGAATTCACTCAATTTGATTtatatagaaatttttttttaggaCTTTGACATTGCATTTTTTGTTTTGGGACATTCAAGACATATTGAAAGCCAATGGGTTTATTCAGGTCATTTGCTCTCAATTTTGATTTGGTGTGATTTCACCTAGTCTAAAATTGGGTaagaatctaaaaaaaatagacCTAGTCATTATTTCGGGTCAGGTCCGGATCAAGACGAGCCCGACTTTACCGGACCCATGTGTACCCTAAGAGAACTAAAAAAGATGtatatgttttaaattaattttaatattatattatattaattataagcttattgttttatttttaatcacacttgttgaattagaaaatagatcaaagaagcatcaaattagaatttatgGACAAATTCAAGTTTAAATATGGATATCAACTTTTCAATAACAAGTttcttctttataaataagtgcatcataaataagtttttttataaaaagttttttttataaatcatTGTTAAAGCTTTAAAGATCCGGTTTTCACTCGATTTGAACCCGGTATAGTTTTGGCCCGAAAATGTTTAGGTTTTATCGGAATCTAAGTCCGAGTTAGGGTCTAAAAAATAGACCCGGTATATATTTAAGGTCAGGTCTAGCTCGGCACAAACCCAATTTCATCCGATCCATGAACAACTATAATCCCTGCCATCCATAATCCGTACTTATTCCCGACTCGTTCCTGCAACAGGTAACATAGATTTTTTATATGTCGGGATCAAAATCTCTACGAATATTGtgaatttaaaaaaactaaaaaaattaaaagtaaaaagaaatattaaaaaaatgataattctcaATTATCATTACAATTATAATCTTCATCAccaacaacaatcaaacataAGTCTACAAACTATATACAAACCAAATCAATCAAATaccaaaaaatatccaaatcataaaaatttttagatccattCATTCAATTTAAAATCAACTTTAGCCAAATATAACTACATACCAAAATAATCAACCAGTAACATCAAACACCAATTTACATCTATTAGTAATCACTAATTCTTAAAGAAAATTtaaaccaaacttaaaattgttTACCACGGTCTTATACAAACTAATCATCAACCATCAACAACCAACAAATCTTCTGTATATCTATCTCAACCATCATATAAAATAGAAACAGATTTAAAAAGAATTAGaacattatttttttagtaataaataaatcaatttctaaaaagaagataaataaaatacaaaaaattaatttaaaaaaatattttttttcgccgATTGTAACATTGTCGATGGCAGAACAGAAGCGTCGCCTCTCTTTCTTCTCTGATCTTTCTTTACCAAACGCTTATTCGTCATGCAGCAACACCACAACCCTTCTTATCTCTTCTTAAGAGAGTGACGATTCTGCCTTCGGCGacgataattttttttggtctAGGTGTCAGGTGTACAACGACAGTTCTACTATCTGCAATGTCCTTAAGAGTGAAAGGTGGAAGCAGTAAGAAGGgacgaagagagagagagagatagagagagagagagagagagagaggatatatatatatatatatatatataataggagTATTTTCGATATTTTCGCAGATCTCGGTCTCATCCTCGTCTCcgcaaatgaaaaaaaaatcccACATCTATATCCTAATAGATAAATTTTTCAGGTATTTGCTCCGTCGAAAAAAATTATCATGCCTACACATATGCCACGAAAAATGTGTAcatataattttaacaaaaatattccaaaaatacttattaaatatataatttattttaaaaaaagtgaaaatgtaaaagaattaacgaaaatatttaattatttaatatcacataaataaaaatatcattttt
The genomic region above belongs to Arachis stenosperma cultivar V10309 chromosome 5, arast.V10309.gnm1.PFL2, whole genome shotgun sequence and contains:
- the LOC130980315 gene encoding uncharacterized protein LOC130980315, which encodes MASDESFVTLVHYRGSIKKKTRSGIKFTDKDPLSVFLKPSISFAEFKNTIQRLGLHGVKRVKKLFYRISIFVLRDDLKCDSFVISSDKDMQLRPCLNRSCDALVGEAGPLREGASAAPNSPPFVPIFGEVGAPNEVEDALHDDEDDDVEPAMIADDSNEKTRTTPPVDGGASSSGTNQYPPHFSALDLDAMAPQEDPSVPIGFGARDTQNAGDVAEFQVGQQFQHKEKVVFSVKTYSICRGVEYKVLESDHRKYHGKCKEFGNGCVWLIWVSLCKHKGILEIKRYNGPRTCLATSISSDHRKLDYHVISVFIMPMIRADAVTSIKVLQNATEAHFGFKPTYIRVWMAKQKAVSRIYGDWKDSYNEFPR